The Panthera uncia isolate 11264 chromosome B3 unlocalized genomic scaffold, Puncia_PCG_1.0 HiC_scaffold_1, whole genome shotgun sequence genome segment GCAATGGCCTCAAAGCCCTTACAGGAGACAGGAATAGCTATTCCCTATCTTCACATGGTGTGGAGCTTGCAAACAGTGGAGTAACCACCCTGGGTGCCAGCAGTGGGGGGCTCACAGGGCAAGGAACAGGTGCTGCTATCCCTGCCCCCCTCAAGTGTTATAGGCTAGAAGTAGCAGAGCAGTAAGAACATGAATGGGTAAAAGCCTCCCACAACGCATCAACTCCAAGAGTCAGTAGTGACCACTGGTGACTCAGAATGCTAAATTCATACTGTGTCTGGGATGTGTTTTAACAAATTCATATGTGAGCACCATTCTGGTGACCCACTTTCATGTGAACCCACAAAAGAAATACCATGCCAGCCAGAGGGAGTGATCCACTTTCCAGGCCACCCTCCTAGAACCAGGGCTTGGCTTTAGGCCTCTAGGATGACTGTGTATGTGCAAGTCTCAGAACTCTTGGAGAGGCAGCTGGTTGGCCCTACACATGGGATAGGGGAGCAGTGCCCTCAAGGGGATAAATGGGACTAAAGCCTACACAGGTCCCAGTTCAAGCTCGGAGCACCTGATCTAGATGGTACTGTTGGTCCCAGTCAGTACCAGACACAAGAGGAGGACCTCCTATGTGAAAGGCACTCCAAAAGTGTAGTGTAGTTCTGAGGGGTTGGGCCCAGGGCAGAGGCCCTGTTAGCTGAGTTCTAAGGACTGCGCTAGCCCCAAGTATATAAATTTTGTGGCTATCCAAGGGATGGAATTTGAGGAGTTTTACAGGACCCCACATATCCACATAGTAGCCAACATGCCCAAAATTCTAAGACGTGCCAATGGTATTGCATTTTGTATTATAGTACTGCTTCCAGATGGAGCCTGTCAAAATGCTTaggtgcttggggcacctgggtggctcagttgatcaagtgttcagctcaggtcatgatcttgtggttcttgagtttgagccctgtgttggactctgggctaacagcttggatcctgcttcggattctgtgtctccctctctctgcccctccccctgctcatgctcctctgtctctctcaaaaataaacattaaaaatttttttaaagaaatggttagGTGCTCAATGAGCACCGAGCCCAGCAACATCACCACCAAATGCAGCTGCCACTTACTGAACCCTATTATGGGCCGTTTAACCTCATATAATTCTCATAGctaccctatgaagtaggtactattatctcattttacaaataagggaCTGAAGTTCTGAGACCCAAGAACTATTATCCATGATCACAACTGCTTTTAAGTGGCAGAGCTTCAATTTCATGCCATGATTATATGATTCTCAAGAACTGGCTCCTTTCTCCTACAGCAGCATATCACATGAGATTGACTTATAGTCTAAACACAGATTACTTTATCATCTTATCTAGTTGTTAGTCTTTAAGGTAGGCCCAGTGATAGCTATACTAAATGAACAAAGCCAGAAGAAAGGCTTGGAAAATTCTAGGACAACTTTTCCCAACTAGAAACATAAGTTCTAAAAGATGTTATTAAATGATTAAGGGAAGGGTGGATTTCATGGTAAAATCAATTTAGCAATACTGAATATGATCTGAACTCTGCCTATTAGAGATTCACAGCCACGCTAATAGCAAAGGTTGTGAGATCTGCATAAAACAAACTTAACTCTGTTTCACCCAGCATCTCCCAAATcattttcacatgtctgttaaCAGCCTTTGACACCAATTCACAGAAAAACTGCTGTAAGAGGAATTGTAACAGAAGCCTCAAAATGCTTGGATTCCACTTGGTGTGCAGACCCAAACTCAGACTAATTGAATCGATATCCCTGGAATTATACTTATTGGGATTATATgtgttgtatttttaacaagAGATTCTAATGAACAGCCAAGGTTGAGAGAAACTTGTACAGGGTGTTCTGAAGATGATGTTTCAGTGCCTTGCAAAtcataaagtgatttttttggCCTTAGTCCCTCCCTTCCAGCAGCTTATTATGTTCAGTGCTATATTACCCAACAGGCAGAGTAAGATCACTAGCAAAATAggggccaaaaagaaaaagagaatattagTGAGAGCAAGGAgattgattttgaaaaaaatgtatttatatttttttcaaaaggatttGTGTAGTAATTTGGGTAAAAATCCAAACTTTGTTGAACTTTCATATAAATGTACTATGTTTtagttgggtttctttttttctttctttctttctttctttctttctttctttctttcttttcttgagatGGAGAgtacacaagcagggaagaggggaagaggtagagggagagagagagagagggagaattctaatcaagctccatgttcagtgcagagtctgacatggggctcaaacccatgactctgggaacatgacctaagcaaaaatcaagagtaggacgctcaaccaactgagccacccaggtgccccaggtctctctctctatctctctctgtttttttgttttttttttttttaagtattttgggTAGAATCCATAATCATCCAGGATGTTGGGCCTCTAAAGTCACAGTCTGGCTCTGTGTTCATGTCCTGAGAGAAGGACTCAAAACCTAGAGATTCTCTCCTGAACAtcgtgtctttctctctctctctctctctctctctctctctctctctctctctctttctctctctctctctctctcattttcctatAGTATATAGTACATATGTACTTATCACAAGACAAAGAATCCAGAATCCAGGCCCTAACCTCTAGTGAGTTGAATTTCACCCTTTGGGGTCCAGGAGAGCAAACTGAAGGGTGCTGCAAATCGGGAAGCAGCAAATGAAGGGAAGGGCAGGAACACCCCATTTGAATTATAGATCAACAATTTATAAGTGGGGTGATCTTGGTCAAGGTGAaattggcctctctgagcctgttacttctcatctgtaaagtggagctTATCTACTGTCCCTCTTTATAGGGATTATGTAAAACCAAGTACGTGACAGCATCTAGTAGAGTGTCCACATAGAAGGATAGCTTCCTTCCTGCTTgtctggaagagaaaagaacacattGAGCCCTCTGAAATGTGAATCAGGCTACTCAGCAGTTTTTATTGACTGCATAGTGTTTGACAGGGGTCAGAAAACTTGCTCCTTTTGAATGATTCTATGTTTCATACAATTTCTATAACTCCTGAAAAGGTCCCAGATAATCAACAAGCAGATAATCAATAAATGTGCCAAAGAAGAATATAGGAGAAACTTATAATATAGTTGCTTCTACAAAGATGCTTATGACTTCATAGGGTCATATATTGTATACTCAAATTAATTAAAGGCTAATTAAATCATGTATACAGGTCCACAATTCTTTACCTGAAACTTATATTTTGGgtaactcaagaaaaaaaaccttatcCACATGGTTCACCAGATGCAGTCCTACAGTCCTAGATACAGTCACTGATTTGCTTCTGCAGTGCAGGGGTGCTGTGTGGAAAGCCCAAGGGGCTCACGTGATTGTCCTAGAGGCTCATGGATCACAGGGAAGGACATGGGACTACAGTGAGCTCCTGTAGTCCATATCCAAAGGCAAACATACCAGGGAACAGACTGGTCACAGCAGATACTAGAGAATCTCTTCACTGATCCCTTTCCAGGGCAGGAGTGATGGAGGGCCTGGAGAGACCATATATCATTACCCTATTTTGCCACCTGTAACCCCagcaaaaaaaaatgcagggtGGGTGAAACCTAGGACAATGAAGAATTGTGTTTTCAGGGGACAGTGGTAAGGAATAGGTCAGCCTCTCTTCCCAGAACCTTTTTTGCAGAACACCTAATAGGAGGAAAAGGGTATGAGAAggaagtgggaaggaagggaaagaggagaaggggaaggggaagaagaagggaagttGCTTCATTGTCCAGACATCACCTGGACCTTCATGTCATTACAGGATATAataataaacttttcaaaaatgaaagtgagGTAATTACAGTGAGGAGTGACTTGGCCTGGTTTGGATAACTTGCAGAATGTCAAATCAAAAGGACGAGAGCTTTTGTGGCATTTGCCTCCCTTGAGTTCACAGGCAACAACAGGATTATTACAGACAGCTCTGACTGTATCTAGATCCTCGTGGATGAATGTGTACTGGGCTATGCATGTGTGGTTGTGTTCCTTCACCTTGTGTGCCATCAGAGCATTGCATTCCCTGGCCATCAGGTCAAACCTGAGATAGTCTTTGTTGCTCTGCAAGGGAGCTTCAGCTCTGAGCATCTTGTTCCCTCCAACTTCGTCTTCACCAAGGATTGTCTCTTCTGGCCAGCCAGGTTGCACTATTCCTTTGTTGCTAAGCAGCATGGTTTCTGTAGTTCGGATGCCCTCTCCTTTAGTGGCTTTGGTGTTGTCCTCTGAATCGCTAGACAAAAACTCACTCAGGGGCTCATCACTATCCTCGAGGACTGCGGCAGCCATCTGAAGTCCCAACCCCAGACCCACCCCCAGGCCCAGTAACAGCAGCAACATCATAAAGAAGATCTGTACCAGAGTCAGCTTCATCTTtcctggagggagaagggaaacagAAGGACTGACTTTGAGATGAAACTTGGCTCCATCGGGGACCCCAGACTCCCTAAACCCTGACAACTTGGTCTTTGgggtctcctctcctttctccgcACTACCCAATCCCCTCAAGGGAGAGATTCTTGcttgttcttttcccatttctctggTCACTCCCCACAACATTCCTGTTGCTGTGTGATAAGCCACAGCTTATCCTGCAGAACAGGAAGATGGTGGGGAGCAGCAGCCCTAAAATTGGTTCACATATGGGGAGTCAGTGGGGAAAGTTGACATCCAGTGACTCTTAAACAGAAATTAGTTCCAAATAACCCAAGAGAATGGTTGAGAAGACAAATAAGTACAGTGTCACACTTTCCTTGAGAGAAATTCCTAGAGAAAGCCTTATTCTCAGTAAAGGACTAGAATTGTCATAGGAGATGATCTCTCTATTTTTATCCCAAGTCAATTTTTGCTCCTTCAAGCATCTATTACTCTCCTTtctacccacccctcccctcaaaagataaaaagaaatagaagaagtaCCATGGTCCATTCTTACTCCTAAGCTTAGACTGTGTGGTAGGGACAGGTGGGGTGTTGGCAGGGAGGCTATGCCCAATTTCGCATCCCAGGACCCTGTTAAAACCACATGATGTCATGCCAGAAACCTTCTACTACTAAagatctcttggggcacctgggtggctcagtcggttgagcatccaacttcaactcaggtcatgatctcacggcttgtgggtttgaaccctggctcggactctgtgctgacagctcagagcctggagcctgcttcagattctgtgtctccctctctctctctgcccctcctgcctatatatatatatatatatatatatatatatatatatatattcttatatatattctttatatataatattcttatatatatattcttatatatattctttagcACTTGGATATTTCCTGCTGATTAGTTTTGTACTCTCAGAGAGGAAATGGAGtaagaatgaaacaaacaaaaaaaccccaaaacaaccaAACAACTGATCTTCTGGGGTTCCCCTACTAATAAAGATCCCAATGAGTGCTGAGAGTAGGAACATGTATTTTTGTCCCGCTAGGCCAATTTCATCCCCCAGTCAAAGAGAGatcttcctggggtgcctgggtggcccaatcggttaaccatctggctcttggttttggctcaggtcatgaccttgcagtttcatgagtttaagccccatgtcaggctctgcattggcagcacatagcctgcttgggattctctctctccctctttgtctgcccctcccccactcacactatctctgtctcgcaaaacaactaaataaacttagagagagagagagagagagagagagagagaccttccctactagaaaagaaaattgctGTAAAGAGCATTGAGACAATTGATAAAATCAGAATATAGTCTGTGGAGTAGATAGGAGTGTTCTATCAATCTTTGATATACTAAAGTTGAAATAGTATACtatgattatttaaaagaatatcttcttggggcgcctgggtggctcagtcagttgagcgtccgacttcggctcgggtcatgatctcgcggtctgtgagttcaagccccgcatcaggctcatgctgacagctcagagcctggagcctgtttcagattctgtgtctccctctctctgaccctcccctgttcatgctctgtctctccctgtctcaaaaataaataagcgttaaaaaaaaaaaaattaaaaaaaaaaaaaagaatatcttcttaaaaatgaaacctGAAATATTAAGGAATAAAGGGGTACAATGTTTGCAACTTACCCTCAAATGGTTCAAAATATaggttatatgtatgtatatacatgcctttacagagaaagaaagaaaatgatttttttaaatatagggggcaagtttttgtttattttatttatttttaaagtttatttatttattttgagagagagatagggagagtgagggaggggcagagagaaagggagagagagaatctcaaacagactccattctgtcagcacagagcctgacttgcggctggaacttatgaactgtgagataatgacctgaacggaaatcaagagtctgatgtttaactaactgagctacccaggtgccccagggggaaagcttttaaaattatgtatctgaATAGAGAGCATTCAGGAGTTCTTTGTAATATTGTTGtaactttaaagtaaaaaatatgtcaatatttaaaaaaaattttttttaagtaaaagaactTCCCATGTTGTTCCCTAGGGCACTCAATACCACTGTGACTTACCTTCACAGCTAAGTAGCCTCAAAGATGTTTGTGTTCTCCTGTTCCCCAAGTTCTTCCCTCCCAgggtttccttcttcctgaaaagTGACCTGGATGCTCGTCTGTAGAAAAATGGTTAGCTCCTGCTGGTCCATGTGCTCTTAAACCCAGACTTAATTCCCAAGCCCAACCTCCTTCCATTCCTCCCACCAGCACTGAATAAACACACTCACCaattctctctgctcccacaAACACTTTGAAGTAAGGCTATTTGGACATTGAGACAGACCCAGACGTCCAAGGCAGGAAACGTCTCCAGCCTAGGAAAATCAGACAGTTTCATTTGGTCAATTGTCCAACTCCTGAGTTACACCCACTATCCTGaggtttatagcagccttattttGTCATGAATTTCAGATcaagtcattttttaatattctccgCATGTACTTCCTTTAACCCTTTCCTGTCATTTCTGGAACATTGAGATCTTTGGCCTTTATATGGACCGACATGGctattttgctttttacattatAGAATTGTGTCATGACTTAATTTGAACACTTGGAATATTTGTGTCAGTCATAATTTGCACATAACTTAACTTATGAAGCTTATCCCTGTCCTCCACTCCCTGCTCCCTATTTGCAACCCAGCCAAAAACCACATTCCCATAAGAACAGACAGATTTTTCGAACCTGACAATTTAGCCCTAGATAAGACCTTATCCAAAGCAGCACTACCTCTGTCAGTTCCTGCAGCCTGAGTGAGTAAAACCCGGAGGGTTACAATGttgattctcttctcttccttagcTAAAAGTGCCATCATgagataatagtttttaaaacactCTGGAGATTGTGAAAACACTATGCAAACCTTCTCTGGACGCAAACAAGGCTCTTCAGGAGGATCTTTTGCTTTGTCATGCAGGCAGGGGTTTTCAAATTGTCTCTGGGAACTGCCTCTGTGATTGGCAAGGTATGCCTCGCTGACCTTCTGCAGTGCTGAGGATGATCATTTACAATAAGTGTAATAACAACTAACCAACACTTAGCATCTACTTCACTCCAGGTGTTTATTACATTTCACCCTCTTTTTGCCTGTGCTATCCTTCTCTGGTGTCCATTCTGCCCATCTGTTCTGGTAAGGTCTATTTGGAACATGAAGAGGCCATAAAGAATCCTCTGCTGAACCCAGTAGCTGTCTAGAGTCAGCAAAGATAATATATTCAACCACACTCATCACCTTCTTCTTTATAATCAGGTGTTTTGGTTACTATTAGGAATTGTCTGAAATTAACCTcgattaaaggaaaaaaggacataCGTCTGTGGTCTAAGTATAACCTTTAGACTGACAgcgttttggttttgtttttcccttttctaggCCATGGCTTTCTCATCTtctaaagaatttgtttttaattttatttttaagcaatctccaccCCCAGTGTGGGACTctagctcacaaccctgaggtcaagagtcacaggctctacctactgagccagaaGGTGCCCTGAGCTTTCTCATCTTCTAAATTTGAGTAATAGTAGCTTTTATCCCACAGAGATGTTGTCAAGATTACACAAGACACTGCATGTAAAAGGATCACTATATTAGCTATTGTAGTTATTATTACATAGCAATTATCAATACATGCTCATTACCTGCTCAATACATTTTCCTATCAGAAATAACACATCCTAGAGCTGCAGCTAACAACAGTGCTCACTGCTTCTCCAAGAAGGCAAACAACATCTAGAATCTCAGAGAAGGAATTATGGCTCATATAGACCAacacttcattttacaaataaagtgaCTCAAGgggcgactgagtggctcagttcattgagcattcgacttcggctcaggccatgatctcatggttcatgggttcgggccccacatcaggctctgtgctgacagctcagggcctggagcctgctttggattctgtgtctccctctctctctgcccctcccctgcttgtgctctctctctctcaaataaataaataaataaataaataaataaataaaatgtttaaaaaaaaacaaacaaagtgaCCTGAAGAGGTTAATGTCTCAGATGCTACAGGTAAGTATTGGCAGTTCTGATATTAGAACTTTGACTTCTAGCTAAGCAAAATTTATGATAGACCAATGATTGGCAAGCAGGAAGGTAGATAGattagataggtagatagatagatgataggtagatagatagatagatagatagataaaaggcaggtagatatatagagagagatacagatagAATAGATGCTCTGATAAGAAAATTGACAATGAATCCATCTAAGACTTAGATTCTAAGTATAAGTGCTATTTCTCATAAATCAATCTAAAATATGGACTTCCACTTATAGTCAGGATAGAGGAACAGCGATTGGATTTTGCCtgaaactgctaaaaaaaaaaaaatgaattatatgaaATGATAGATTTTCAAGGCATTGACAAGAGACAATGAAGTGCAGTGATCATTGAGAGAGGGGCCACCAAACGGGATGAGCTtactcccccagcctcccccctgGGGAGAGTTTCTAGGCCAGGTGGTACGGAGGGGGGACCCAGGCAGAGTCTGTCAGTCTCCCTGAGTTGAGGcgatagaattgagagtccaagGAGGCCCAGGCAACTAGAGTTCATGGGGCAGAATACCAGGGGGCACAAGACTGCGGAGAAAGAATTCCAGTGACCTGCAATGAGGAAGATATCACTACACATCTATCAGAATTGCTATAATGAAAAAATAGTGAGACTGTGAAAGCCTGGAGAGATCCAGAAAAACTGGATCTGTCATACATTGCTGATCGGAATATAAGTGGTACAATtaccctggaaaacagtttggaaggtTCTTAAAATACtaactatatattataatacaaCTTGGTAATCACACTCTGGGGtgtttatcccagagaaatgaaaacatatgtctacacaaaaacctgtacacaaatattaACAGCAGTTTCATTTGCATcagccaaaaactggaagcagcccaaatatcCTCCACCAAGTGAAGGGCTAAACAAACTGTAGTACATGTGTAccatggaataccactcagcaataaaGAGGGACGATCTGCTGAtacaacaacctggatgaatttcaaaggcattatgctgagcgaaaaaaaaataataatatcacatGGTCATGTACCGTATGACTCCATTTAGATGAGATCATATAATATGGAGAACATGGTAGTGTTCGTCAGGGGTTTAGAATGGTGGGGATAAGGACACAGATGTGACTATACAGAGGTACCACAAGGGAGatctttttgtaagtttttttttttttttttaactactgtcTATGCCTAtgagtgtggggctcaaactcacaaccctgagatcaagagttgcatgctgtactgaatgagccagccaggcgcccccacagggAGACCTTTGTGGTGATGAAATAGTTTTGTATCTTGATTGCAGTGGTGATTGCATGAATctacacataaaatgaaatgacacAGAACTATACTCACACACATTATGCTAATGTCAATCTTACACATCATGCTAATGTGTAAGATGTAATCACCAGAGGAGACAGGTGAAAGGTACGTTAGACCTGTACTATCTTTGCAGCTCCCTgtgaatcaatattttttttttcagaataaaaacttgttttaagtGTTAAGGCCcattacagatattttacataataGTATAGAGAAACACACGTATGCACACCCAAGACCCCCATCTAGACGGTTATTTACACTTGGTGTATATCCTTGTGGTCTTCTCCCACCCCACTCAGCCCTGTGTTGATGTTAAGTTCAACATGTCCATAAAAATTACAAgttgaggagtgcctggctggctcagtctattgagcccccagctcttgattttagctcaggtcatgatcttgcagtttatgggatcgggccccacatcaggctctgtgctgacagtgtgaagcctgtttgggattctctctctccctctctctctctgcccctcccccactcatgtgctgtctttctctccctctctcgctctctctctcaaaacaagtaaacattttttttttaattacaagttGCAATGTCAGATGGTAGTTAAGTATAGTGAATATAGGAGCCTGTATTAGCAGGCGAGTCTGATGTGGAGATACACATTTGGGAGACATCAGCTTATGACCAGGTACCTAAAGTATGAGACTAAATGAGCATAAGTGTCAAGAGAAGTTTGgttttctactttgttttgtttttaagaaaagaaaaacaacagcttGTTTATTGATAATAAAGACTaagcagagaggaaaaccaaTAATGCAGGAGCAAAAGGCAAGATTTGTTGGAGCAGTGGTGTTTGAGTGCTCAGACTGAAGACAAATTGCCTGGGTTTATGCATAAACATGTGTTATTGTATCTGTGAATTGAGAGgcctgagaaaactgaaacttaaaagcttaagttacGGGAAACTGAAACCTAACCAAGCCTAACCAGCTT includes the following:
- the RNASE10 gene encoding inactive ribonuclease-like protein 10 is translated as MKLTLVQIFFMMLLLLLGLGVGLGLGLQMAAAVLEDSDEPLSEFLSSDSEDNTKATKGEGIRTTETMLLSNKGIVQPGWPEETILGEDEVGGNKMLRAEAPLQSNKDYLRFDLMARECNALMAHKVKEHNHTCIAQYTFIHEDLDTVRAVCNNPVVACELKGGKCHKSSRPFDLTFCKLSKPGQVTPHCNYLTFIFEKFIIISCNDMKVQVMSGQ